A portion of the Thunnus albacares chromosome 5, fThuAlb1.1, whole genome shotgun sequence genome contains these proteins:
- the LOC122981945 gene encoding uncharacterized protein LOC122981945 — protein MIWIGCIFELHTDVPGAVSPPSTTIFHFVQRGTQRHRGTRPEPKPRIQRLSECNVEGVEVDQCARGDSVEGQNASRTVHIHYYSVRGRGGEEEGVGRGRDGCAYPIVTDMVTKSRAVQSPGLIIKSKQTVRTVSFPADPSVRHCYKNSSCPLYLPVTATSKAISIQQLRTYVKSVWMIRIWLMLSYTCHRPVVVKQFEGCVYCVCIRCEFTDI, from the exons ATGATTTGGATCGGCTGCATCTTTGAACTTCACACAG atGTTCCTGGAGCTGTCTCACCACCATCCACtactatttttcattttgtccagcG GGGGACACAGAGACACCGAGGCACCAGGCCAGAGCCCAAACCCAGGATACAGAGGTTGAGTGAATGTaatgttgaaggtgtggaggtggatcagtgtgccagaggagactctgtagaaggacagaatgccagcaggacagtccacatacactaCTACTCTgttagaggcagaggaggggaagaagagGGGGTAGGACGAGGAAGGGATGGATGTGCGTATCCCATTGTGACGGACATGGTAACCAAGAGCAGAGCAGTCCAGAGTCCAGGACTGATCATTAAatccaaacaaacagtcagaACTGTCTCCTTTCCTGCCGATCCCTCTGTAAGACACTGCTATAAGAACTCCTCCTGTCCACTctacctcccagtaacagcgaccagtaaGGCCATTTCTATACAGCAGCTGAGGACCTAcgtcaaatctgtctggatgatcaggatatggcTGATGCTGTCCTACACATGTCACCGTCCTGTTGTTGTTAAACAGTTTGAGggttgtgtttattgtgtttgtatccgGTGTGAGTTCACAGATATCtga